The DNA segment CCTGGATAAACGCCCAAGCCTGGGCGGTCCGGAACAGGGCGATCGATCCCCGGGGGCTGGCTCCCAGATATACTTCATCCGGAGTGCGGGTCGCCTGTACCACTTCCACAATATAATCAGCGACGGAGTCATCCACATGCACTTGCCGCACGTCCCTTTGCAGTTCCAGCAATTCCTTTCGGGAGATGGCTTCGGTCACATCTTCAATAGGATGATAATGGCGGATCCGGGCCAGCACTTCCGCTTCCTCCACGGCACTCGGATATCCCAAGCTGAGTTTTAGCAGAAACCGGTCCAACTGAGCTTCTGGAAGAGGAAACGTTCCCTCGTACTCAATTGGATTTTGGGTTGCCATCACGAAAAAAGGCTGTTCCAACTCATATGTGTCCCCGTCCACGGTAACGCTTCCCTCCTCCAAAGCCTCCAATAATGCGGACTGGGTTTTAGGGGAAGTCCGGTTGATTTCGTCAGCCAACACCACATGAGACATAACGGGTCCCGGACGGAATTCAAATTGATGCGTTTTTTGATTATAGATCGAGAATCCCGTGACATCCGAGGGCAGAAGATCGGGAGTGAACTGAATTCTGCGAAAGCGGCAACCCACCGATTTGGCCAGCGCCTTCACCAGCATCGTTTTACCCACACCCGGTACATCTTCTAACAGCACATGCCCCCGGCACAACAGTGCCACGAGACACAGC comes from the Desmospora profundinema genome and includes:
- a CDS encoding AAA family ATPase; protein product: MKQVQTIQSEDHLQPRIAEVIKQVERVMVGKRETIQLCLVALLCRGHVLLEDVPGVGKTMLVKALAKSVGCRFRRIQFTPDLLPSDVTGFSIYNQKTHQFEFRPGPVMSHVVLADEINRTSPKTQSALLEALEEGSVTVDGDTYELEQPFFVMATQNPIEYEGTFPLPEAQLDRFLLKLSLGYPSAVEEAEVLARIRHYHPIEDVTEAISRKELLELQRDVRQVHVDDSVADYIVEVVQATRTPDEVYLGASPRGSIALFRTAQAWAFIQGRTYVIPDDVKKLTPLTLGHRIILNSEARLSGFHVEGLLKRILSRVPVPVLPQESKG